From Eremothecium sinecaudum strain ATCC 58844 chromosome III, complete sequence:
TTCATGAGTCCAATACCCGGAGATTATTATGACCCCGACTTTAGGCCGAAGATACCTTCTGAAATCCGCAAACCATACAGAGTTTCTACCTGGTGGAGGGGAATACTATCAACCATTGGTCTAAAATTACAAACTTCATGGCTCATTGCACATCGCGGCAGCAGAGAACGACTATTAGGACGCGACATGATCTACCAGGGGAAGTATTTGAGAACGAAGTTTTTAGAAGCAATCACAAACCCTGTTTTAAGTTTCAACGATGTTGTTAATAGCCATGAGAGGCTAACACATATTCCTACTAGTGTTGTTACTAGCAGGGACATGATTAAGAAGAACAAAATGTGGGGCCAATGGCAGCGAGAACTTACGCGGATATCTGGCAAGACTGAAGAATGGAAAGTTGCTGAAGGAGGACACGAACTTTATAAGTATGAGTTGGGCCAAAAGGCACTAAAAGAAGTCCTACTAAGGCTAGTCGACAGCGCAGACGAGCAGGACATGCTGCAAGACACAACTAGTTAGTATCGTTGCGATATGTAAACGAGGTCATTGATGACTATGCCCACTTTTTAATTTGTGTAGAGATGCTATGAAAGACAATGCAAAACACCGGAAAAGGAGATTATATCTTTAAAAACTTATTCATTACAGTAAATCATTGACACAATCTAATATTTCAGTGGGGATCTGTGCTTTTTACTATTATTGTGAAGATTAGTTAGCTCATCATCTGTATATCTTCCTCATTCTCTTCTTGAATAGCCATGGCTACCGGACTGCGGTCTTGCGAATCGATAGCAATGTCCTCGTTCGTATATTCGCAGTCCTCCtcctcatcatcatcatccGAATCCAAACTAGCTTCTAAATCACATGAAGATCTACAGTTGGGACACACGAATTGCGGGTATTGTGTCATGACCAAACGGCGTATACACTGGTAGTGCCAACTATGGGAACACGGTGATATGAAAACAGCTTGACATGGCTTTATTTTGCACAAGCAGATTGAGCagtcttcttcttccagCCCGACGGTCAATTTTTGCAAATTCCTTAGACGCGCTAGAGCCTCCTTGTTAAATGCGTTTGCCCTTCTTTTCCATGACTTGTTTAGCTCAACTCTCATTTTTACACATCTATAAATTTCCTCTGTCCCCCCACGGAAATCCATGCCCAGTTGTAGAATATCCCCATCTTTCAAAGGAAAGTCCTTCGACATCACCGACGCCTGCGCTAATCTTTGGTGGTTCAAAAATGTGCCTGAAGAAGACTTAACATCGCGGACGTACCAGTTCCCTTGTTCATCCACTTTGAAAACCCCATGAGTACGAGATACCACCTTACTTTTAAATACAACAGGATGAAATTGGTCTGGTAACGAGCCGATCGCTTCACGGACCCTCTCCGTGTATCTCCCAATCACTAACTGAGAAGTGGGTCCAGCCGTCCGAACTATGGGGTCAAAAAACAATCCAGGGTTATTCGAGGCTGAATGGTCTATGAAAGGTGTTAAACGAAGCGAAAACAAACCATTTTTGTCCTTGCGTAATTTTATAGTATGCTCATCCGACGGCTCTACCATTCTTCCATCTTGCGGCAAGTCCAAGTAGAGCTTCTTAGCGTCACTAGGCGGAGTAGCTGGATAGATGAAGTGACGAACATTCTTAAGCGATGTAGCGCTGGATTCTTTACTGTCAAAAGCAGAAGATGCTATGTTATGGTTGCCGCTGTTATCAGCAGACTGCTCTGGTTGACCAAGGACTAATGTAATAGGAAGCTGCGAGACAACCTGGTGCACCGAATGTTGAACTAGTGTTGCTGAATTGATAGTACCCACAGTACCAGCCTGATGGGGGTCGTCAGGATCAAAAGGGGTGGTTCCGAGCATACTAGTTAAATTTACAATACCCCCGTTGTTTGTTGCGCTATTCTGCGTTTCTAAAGCAGTAGAATTTAAATTTGACTCAGAACTTACATGGGATGGTAAATGGTTGGAAACTGAGTGTATATCAACAGGTTGTGAGCCGTGTTGGCTGTTGTTTGCCGAAGCGGGTTCGCTTGCTTGTTGTTGTCTGATGCCAAAAGAAGTCAAGAGAGTATTAAAACTTTGACCACGTCTTCTCTGTGACTCGCCAGTCATGATATGAGTATAACAGCTGCGCCAGGGACCTGTCTTCAACCCACTATTACTATTAACGTTTTATGACCAGTTGCCGTATTATATTAATGCGTTTGAGCTTTGGTgataaagttttttttctttttaattttttaaaatttttttttaaaataatagacaataaataataatTAAAAAACTAATAATAAATCTAAGAAACGAGATACTAACTATTATAGCTATCAATAGTATTGTATAAATTAGTAATTAGCTTTTAATATTGTTTTATGTTTATTATGTTGAGGATTTTTCCTAATAATTTTAACCTTTTAGTGTAAATTTCAAAACCTGGTGGCGAGGTTTTTGTTACAGGATGAATCAAAAAATTTCAGTATTTTGGTAAAATACTATTTGTGTTTTTGAACatattttttattttacCAACTCCGTGATTGCTTTGGTGTTTTAGCCTATGACCATTTTGTTTGGAGGCTGTTTGACTTTGCGGCCGTTTGGGGAAATTACGGAGATTTTTTGTACTTGGCATCACTACAGAAAGGCACGCAGCGATCACGTGTCGATTTACGGTTCGAGGTCACGTGCAAACGGGATTGTTTCTGTTTTGAGCGTTGCCGTAGAAGGATGTGCAGAGGCCTATTAGCGATGTATGTTAAGTTGTATAAAGTAGGTAAATGTATTTAGTGCGACAATTAGCTAGTTGACCTAGAGCTTGAAATCTTGGCCGCGCCTTCTTAAGGTAACAACCTCTTCGTAGATAAGGGTTGTTAGGAATGGCGAGCAGCGCTCCCCTGTAATTTCTGGCTCCAGGTATGACGCTGCAATTGATAGCTTGTTTGAAGGGGTTTGGCGTGCCAAGGCGTCGATCCTTTGGTGTAACAGTTGCCTTATATATTCTGGGGTTAGCTTCTTTCCTGTATCGTCGAGTATAACACCTGCACTGACCCATTGATTTATTTGACAACGGGAGACTTCTGCTGTTGCAGCGTCTTCCATGAGGAAGTTGATTGGGACACAGCCGTTACCCTTGATCCATGCTTCCATGTAGAGGAGGGCCACGTCGATATTTTTCTCTACGCCAGCCTGTGTGACCTTTCCGCCCTCGATTTTGGTGTTTGTGAGGTCTGCAGCAGTGATCTTGACGTCCGGGATGTAGTGAATCTGGTTGGGCGTACCCATGTTTTCGAACACCTCGCTACAGATGGAGGCCAGAGCAGGATGGGCGATCCAGGACCCGTCGTGCCCGTTGTTCAATTCGCGGAGTTTATCGTTCCTGACCTTTGCCAAGA
This genomic window contains:
- the DMA2 gene encoding ubiquitin-conjugating protein DMA2 (Syntenic homolog of Ashbya gossypii ACR267C; Syntenic homolog of Saccharomyces cerevisiae YNL116W (DMA2) and YHR115C (DMA1)), which codes for MTGESQRRRGQSFNTLLTSFGIRQQQASEPASANNSQHGSQPVDIHSVSNHLPSHVSSESNLNSTALETQNSATNNGGIVNLTSMLGTTPFDPDDPHQAGTVGTINSATLVQHSVHQVVSQLPITLVLGQPEQSADNSGNHNIASSAFDSKESSATSLKNVRHFIYPATPPSDAKKLYLDLPQDGRMVEPSDEHTIKLRKDKNGLFSLRLTPFIDHSASNNPGLFFDPIVRTAGPTSQLVIGRYTERVREAIGSLPDQFHPVVFKSKVVSRTHGVFKVDEQGNWYVRDVKSSSGTFLNHQRLAQASVMSKDFPLKDGDILQLGMDFRGGTEEIYRCVKMRVELNKSWKRRANAFNKEALARLRNLQKLTVGLEEEDCSICLCKIKPCQAVFISPCSHSWHYQCIRRLVMTQYPQFVCPNCRSSCDLEASLDSDDDDEEEDCEYTNEDIAIDSQDRSPVAMAIQEENEEDIQMMS